From Pan troglodytes isolate AG18354 chromosome 11, NHGRI_mPanTro3-v2.0_pri, whole genome shotgun sequence, the proteins below share one genomic window:
- the CCL19 gene encoding C-C motif chemokine 19: protein MALLLALSLLVLWTSPAPTLSGTNDAEDCCLSVTQKPIPGYIVRNFHYLLIKDGCRVPAVVFTTLRGRQLCAPPDQPWVERIIQRLQRTSAKMKRRSN, encoded by the exons ATGGCCCTGCTACTGGCCCTCAGCCTGCTGGTTCTCTGGACTTCCCCAG CCCCAACTCTGAGTGGCACCAATGATGCTGAAGACTGCTGCCTGTCTGTGACCCAGAAACCCATCCCGGGGTACATCGTGAGGAACTTCCACTACCTTCTCATCAAGGATGGCTGCAGGGTGCCTGCTGTAGT GTTCACCACACTAAGGGGCCGCCAGCTCTGTGCACCCCCAGACCAGCCCTGGGTAGAACGCATCATCCAGAGACTGCAGAGGACCTCAGCCAAG ATGAAGCGCCGCAGCAATTAA